DNA from Armatimonadota bacterium:
CGACCCGACCATCAACCGGCTTCAGGAGGTTGCCGCCGCGCGAATGGGCAAGGAAGCGGCGCTGTTCGTCGCCTCGGGGACGATGGGCAACTCCATCGCCATGAAGGTCCACACCAAGCCGGGCGACGAGGTGCTGATGGATGGTGACGCTCACTCAATGCTCTACGAAGTGGGCCTGCCGGCGGTCATCGCCAACGTCATGACGCGGCAGTTCCACAGCGAACGCGGCGTACCCGACATATCGCAAATTGCCGATGCGATACAACATGAATCGCTGCACGGGCCCGGGACGGCCCTCATCATCCTCGAGAACACCCACAACCGGGCCGGCGGAGCCGTCATCCCGCTCGAAGTGATGGACGCGGTCCGGGCCGTTGCGGACGAGCACCGCGTGGCCGTCCACGTAGATGGCGCGCGGATCTTCAACGCTTCCGTGGCATCCGGCATCCCGGTTCGTGAGTACGCCGCCCGCGCCGACTCCATCACGTTCTGCCTCTCCAAGGGCCTCGGATGTCCAATCGGTTCCGTCCTGTGCGGCACAAACGATTTCGTGAACCGTGCGCGGCGCGTACGCAAAATGCTGGGCGGCGGGATGCGACAGGCGGGCATACTCGCGGCGGCCGGCCTCTATGCGCTGGAGCACAACATCGACCGCCTGGTCGAAGACCATGCGAACGCGATACGGCTCGCCGTAGCCATCGTGGACGCTCCAGGCGTGCTCCCCGACCCGTACGCGCCGCCGACCAACATGGTCTACTTCAACACCACGGGCCCCGCGGACGCCTTTGTCGATGCACTGACCGTGCGCGGAGTACTTGCCAATGCGACGGCGAAGAACCGAATCCGGATGGTAACACACCTGGACGTGGATGAAGAAGACGTCGATCGCGCGGCGGAAGCCATATGGGCCGTCGGCCGCGAACAGTGAGAGGGATTATGAAATGAAATGGATAACCCGTGAGAACGCGAATGTGGATCGTATCGCATGTCCGTGGCTGATTCGACGGTTTATCGACCCTGCCGCCGAGTTCCTCTTTGTCCCCAAGGACGAGGTCCTGCCGGCGGCGGAGCGCGAGGGCGCTATCCCGTACGACGTTCCGGGCGTGGAACTGGGACACGTGGACGGCCGGTGCTCGTTCGAGAGCATCGTTCAGAAGTATGGCCTCACCGGCGATCCGGGGTTGGTCGGTCTCGCCCGAATCGTGCACGCGGCCGACGTTTCCGCGGATGTGGCGTCGTCGCCGGAGGGCGCCGGGCTCAAGGCCATCGCATCCGGTTTCGCCCTCGTCCATGGGCTGGACGACCATCGCAAGATCGCACTGGAGTCGCCGATGTACGATGCGCTGTATGCATGGTGCTGCCGGCAAGCGGAAGGCGTGTAGGACCGAAGACGCGCCGCTGGGGTCAGGCTAGGAGACCTTCACCAGCAGCAGTGCAGCGGTGCGCCCGATCGTGTGGCGCATGTGCGGCGTGCCGCGCGGGATCAGCATGACATCTCCCTTCGATACCTGCTGTTCCATACCGCCGGATATGCCGGATCCCCTCCATTCGCCCTCCGCTGTCTGAACCGCATCATTGAGCGTTCCGCCAAGCGTCACCACCGCCGATCCATCCAGCACATAAAAGATATCGTCGGCCTGTTCATGCGTCTCCGCCGTGGCGCCGGCCTTGCCGCATTCGTGCAAGATGGCCACGCGGGTCGGCGGTCCATCCATCAACTCGCGCTCGGCGTTCGTGCCCGCTGCCGAGCGGATGATGGCATCCAGCGCCTGTGATGTGATGATGCGTGCCGTGTTCATTCCGTTGGTTCCTCTTCCCCTGATGGTGATTTCATCCCCAAGCTCCATCGCCGCGCGTACGGCGGCTTTCGCCGGCGCGCTGAGCGAGCCCGGCGCTCATCGCCCCGATCCATTCGACGACCGCAGGCGTCCGTGGGCGAGTCCAGGCCACGGATGAACCACGGTCTCGATTATACGGCCCGCTTGCCGCCATGTCAATGGACCTCTTCGCGGGCGTCCCTCCGACAGATATGTCCAAAAGAATATCGCACCGACGGGATAGATTGTGACTGAACTCGGGTATAGACGTTTGTTATCGCACCCAGTAGCCCATCCTATGAATCAGCGACGCTCCGAGTGCGGTAGCTGAGCACCCGTGTTATATGCCTGTTCATATAGAGGAGTCAGTCATGAAATGGCGAAACGGGCTGTTATTGACGGCCCTGGGCTTTTTAATCGGCGCGCCGATCATTGCCGCGCCGCTTGATGTTCCGGTCATCGCCGATTTCGGAGGCGCGCCTCCAGATACCCCGGTGGCCGGACTGGACCAGTTCCAGAACGGATTCCGCGCCCGCTCCGGACCCAAGGCGGACGTTCTGGGCACCAAGCGCATTGTCGTGATGCGTGTTTACTTCCACGATTACCCCAACACCTCCCGCTTCACGCAGGCCCAGGTCCAGGGATTCTTCGACAATCAGCTGAACACTCTCTGGCAGCACTCATCCTACGGCAAGATCAGCATCAGCGCCCAGACAACAGCGCTCTACCAGCTTCCCCAGAATCGCAGCTACTACATCACGGATCACAGTGACGGCGACACTTCCGACGGTGACCAGTACGGCCACGTCCTCCTGGATGCGATCGCCGCTTCACCGAATACGATCGACTGGACCAACATCGATGCGGTGATGGTCGTGATGGCGGAGACGGATCCTACCCAGTTTCACCGGGGCCAGGGC
Protein-coding regions in this window:
- the ltaE gene encoding low-specificity L-threonine aldolase, whose translation is MHTVSDFRSDTVTRPSAEMRRAIADAEVGDDVFGDDPTINRLQEVAAARMGKEAALFVASGTMGNSIAMKVHTKPGDEVLMDGDAHSMLYEVGLPAVIANVMTRQFHSERGVPDISQIADAIQHESLHGPGTALIILENTHNRAGGAVIPLEVMDAVRAVADEHRVAVHVDGARIFNASVASGIPVREYAARADSITFCLSKGLGCPIGSVLCGTNDFVNRARRVRKMLGGGMRQAGILAAAGLYALEHNIDRLVEDHANAIRLAVAIVDAPGVLPDPYAPPTNMVYFNTTGPADAFVDALTVRGVLANATAKNRIRMVTHLDVDEEDVDRAAEAIWAVGREQ
- a CDS encoding chromate resistance protein ChrB domain-containing protein, whose product is MKWITRENANVDRIACPWLIRRFIDPAAEFLFVPKDEVLPAAEREGAIPYDVPGVELGHVDGRCSFESIVQKYGLTGDPGLVGLARIVHAADVSADVASSPEGAGLKAIASGFALVHGLDDHRKIALESPMYDALYAWCCRQAEGV
- a CDS encoding cupin domain-containing protein — encoded protein: MNTARIITSQALDAIIRSAAGTNAERELMDGPPTRVAILHECGKAGATAETHEQADDIFYVLDGSAVVTLGGTLNDAVQTAEGEWRGSGISGGMEQQVSKGDVMLIPRGTPHMRHTIGRTAALLLVKVS